In Leptolyngbya sp. NIES-2104, the genomic window GCCCGACTCGATGAACTGACCGAAAAACTCGAAACGCTCCAAGAAGAACGCACCGAGCTTCTACTGCGAATCGAGAACTTCACCACGCTGAGACAACGTGCCTTTATGGAAGCTTACGAAGCGGTCGATATCAACTTCCAAAAGATTTTCGCCACGTTATCCGATGGGGACGGACGGCTTCAGCTTGAAGACCCGAACGCTCCCTTTAACGGCGGCTTAAACCTGATCGCCCATCCGAAAGGCAAGCCTGTTCAACGATTGGCTTCGATGTCTGGGGGTGAAAAATCGCTTACCGCACTCAGTTTCATCTTCGCTCTACAACGCTATCGACCCTCGCCGTTCTACGCATTCGATGAGGTGGATATGTTCTTGGATGGAGCAAACGTGGAGCGATTAGCTAAAATGATCAAGCAGCAAGCCCAACAAGCCCAATTTATTGTGGTCAGTTTGCGGCGACCGATGATCGAATCTGCCCAACGCACGATCGGCGTAACACAAGCGCGAGGAGCCTTCACCCAAGTTCTGGGGATTAAGCTACCCCAAAGCGTCTAGCGTGCGTTTAAGCCGCGAAATCCGTTCGGCATTCCGTACCGATCGATCCTCGATATGATTTGATAATTAGAAAAAAGTGTAAGCAATAGGATTCGGGACTCAATGACAGAAGAATTTCGCCAACGCTCCGACCTCCTTGGAACTCAGGTGATTACGCGCAGCACCGGAAAACGGCTCGGCGTGGTGAGTCAGCTTTGGGTCGATATTGACTCTCAAGAAGTCGTCGCCCTCAGTTTGCGCCCGAATCTGTTCTACGGCACTGCTCAACCGATGATGCTCTCCAGCATTCGCCAGATCGGTGACGTGATTTTAGTCGATGACGAAGATGTGGTCGAAGATGTCGATCTGGAAAATTACAGCAACCTGATCGGCTACGAAGTGATTACCGAAACCGGGGAACTGCTCGGAAAAGTTCGCGGCTTCCGGTTCAATATTGATACAGGCAGACTCGATAATTTAGTCATCGCGTCGATCGGGCTTCCCCTCATTCCCGATCAAGTTGTCAGCACTTACGAACTTCCGATCACCGAAATTGTCAGCAGCGGACCCGATCGCATTATCGTGATCGAAGGTTCCGAAGAGCGGATGAATCAGCTTAGCGTCGGTGTGCTCGAACGTTTGGGAATCGGTAAAGCGCCTTGGGAACGCGAAGAAGCGCAATATCTCGCTCCTGCTCGACCTGAGAATCAACTTCCTGCGGGTCAGCCTACTCAAGTTGAAATGCGTCCTCGGATTCAAGAACCGATCGAGCAAACATGGGACCCGGATGAAACGCTGTACGATGAGCCTGAACCGATTCCGCTTCGTCGTGAACAAGAACCGCCGCGCCAGCAGTATCGCGAAGCCGAAATTTACTCGCCGCCCGTCTATAGCGACGACGATACAGAAAATTGGGACGACGATGAAACGGAAAACTGGGGACTCTCCAGAACCGACGGTTCCCCTGAGTACGAGGACGAAGAATACGACGATACGTATGTCGATGCTGAAGATGATGCGATCGCGGTAGAGTTTGAGGAAGTTAAAATCGAGCCGCCTGCCTCACCAGAAAGCTTTGAACCGGGCAATCTTGATGAAGATCCGTGGGCGGATCAGCCCCAGGAAGAAGAGGTAGCGGCGAAAACTGAAGAGCCTGAGAGCCAACCGCTTCCCGATCTCAACACGATCGCCAAAGCTCAGAAACAAAAACAACCAGAATACGAGGAAGAAGGCTACTAACTGTGATGTCTGCCCATGATTTGAATTCGCCTACCCCGTCTCATCCATTCGTTCATGGGCACACCTTCACAAGCCCCGGTGGTCACTTCACGTATCGTGTGATCGGTCCTTGCTGCCGATTATTTGATCGAGAACAACTCCCTTATCCTTGCTGCCGGATCGAATGGCACGGCAAAGAACCAAGCTGGAGACGCATCGGGCGCAGATTCATCGTCGATTTGGCTTCTCGAAACAGTCCATCTTATAACGTCGAAATCGTTGGGCGCGAGGCACACAATCCAGTTGTTCTCACGTTGTACTGGATTAAGCTGCCTCAACCGCTCAAAGAATGGTGGCATTCGAGCAAACCTGCCAATACTGCTTCTACGAGCGTTTTATCAGCTGAAGACATCAAAATCGAGGGATAAACCGCACTGCCCCAAGTCGGATGCACGATCGTTAAACAATTTCCCACAGGCGCGATCGTATATCCAAGCGTCGATCGCACCACTGCGACATCATCCAATCGTAACGATCCCGATTCTGATAAAACCGGAAATCCAGTTTTGGGATCAAACAATTCAACCAAATGATCTTCAAGCGATTCTGCAACCTTGAAACCAAATTCGAGGAATTGCGATCGCAATTTTTGTTTTTGTAAATCCGTTTCCCAACAGCGCTCAGATAATTCTCGATCGGCAAGTTGAAACACCACCACGATCGAGCGAATTGGATGCGACCATTCTGGTAATAATCTCTCAGAATGCGCGGCGATAAATTCACTCGGTGGATGGACAGAATATTGCATCATTCAGTTGAAAAAATAGAACGATCGGATATAGTGCTAATGCACCAATTTTCCTAGTAAAGATGCGGCAATTTGATTCAGCTATTGATCATCTTAAATCGTCAGTCGATTCAGATCAAAAACCTCATCTTTTCTATCATCATGATAACGGTCAGCTTTGGATTGGAGACGCGGTGGAATGGCTGAAATCACTCCCTTCTGAGTCGATCGATTTAGTGTTTTCCGACCCTCCCTATAACTTGAAAAAAGCCGAGTGGGATACATTTGAATCACAGCGATCGTATGTTGAATGGTCGATGCAATGGATCGAACAAGTAGCGCGAATTCTCAAGCCAACCGGAACGTTTTATATCTGCGGCTTTTCAGAGATTTTGGCAGACTTAAAACTTCCCGCTTCTCAATTTTTTCAAGGCTGCCGCTGGCTGATTTGGCACTACAAAAACAAAGCCAACTTATCGAATGATTGGGGTCGATCGCACGAAAGCATTTTGCACTTTCGTAAAACCAAAAAATTTACTCTTTCTGTTGAGAACATTCGCACTCGTTACAACGATCACACGCTAAAGTATCCCGAACATCCGCAAGCCTTAACAAGTCACTACGGCAACGGAAAATCAAAACTTTGGCATCCTCATCCAAAAGGTGCCAAACCGCGTGATGTGATCGAGATTCCAACGACTTGCAACGGAATGAACGAGAAAACGCCGCATCCGACTCAAAAACCTGAAGAATTAATCCGAAAATTTGTTCTCGCTTCTTCACATCGGGGCGATCGCATTCTCGATCCCTTCATCGGCTCTGGAACGACTGCCGTCGTCGCTGAACAACTCGGACGAAAATGGCTTGGTTGCGATCGACACTCCGAATACTTAACTTGGGCAATTCCTCGAATCGAATCTGCTGACCACCGCAGCGACGAAGACTGGTTTTGGCACGATCGCGATCGCGAATCCCGCCGCTCAAAAAACCGCGAAACATCCTAATCTTGTATTGACGATCGCCCCACTGCCGTATATCTTTTTCAGGCAACGACCCAAGGAGTTTTTGTGAGCATACTCATCGCCATTCTCGGAAGCACTGTCGGATTCGTTTTGCTGGTGATGTTGCTGCTTGAAGCGCAATACTGGCAGCGTCCCACCAATACGCTAGAACTCAATTCCGGTAAGTGGGAACTTGCCGTCTACGAACCGCAACGATACGTATTAGTTGGGCAACTCGAACTGCACAATCTCACCCGCCGATTGGAGGTGATGTCTCCCGAAGTTCATGCAGAAGTGAAATTGCTTTCCGGTGGCAGTCTTGACGGCATCACAATCAAAACCCGCATGATTCCCCGATACAAAGATGCGGAAGTCCGAGAAGACAACTACTGGGAAGCGCGAGTCGTCAAAAGTCAGGCACACGATCCGATCGAAGCGATCGTCGAAATCGAAGGTCCAAATCTCAGTGAATTGAAAGTCGCTTGGATCAAGCTGCACTACGTAGCGTACGGTTCTCAAGGTTGGAAACCTAAAGCTCGTCACGTGATGGTGCCGCTGAAGTTTCCCTCGATCGACGAATCGAAACGCTGGCGACCCGCGACGAATGCCGATGTGCTCCCGATCAAAACTCACTTGCTCACTCAGCTAGACGATCCGGTCAGCGTGGTAAAACGCTACGTCATGCCCCACGCGCAACCGGGCGATATTGTGACAATTGGGGAATCTCCGCTTGCAATTATGCAAGGGCGGTATCGCGATCCCCGTGATATCAAACCTGGCTGGCTAGCGACTCGACTCTGCTACATGTTTTTTCCCACTTCTAGTTTGGCGACCGCTTGCGGAATGCAGACTTTAATCGATGCTGAAGGATCATTCCGGGTGTTGGGCGCGTTTATCGTTGGCTCGATCGCGAAACTCTTCGGGCGAAAAGGAGTCTTCTATCAACTCGCAGGCGACCAAGCCCGACTGATCGACGACGTGACCGGAACCATTCCGCCGTATGACCAATTCATCGTTCTAGGACCTGCAAACTCTCAGGAAGTCGTCGATCAAATTCAACGAGAAACTGGACTTTCTGCGGCAATTGTCGATGTCAATGACTTAAAAGCCGTTAAAATACTAGCAGCGTCTTCAGGTGTCTCGACGGCATTGCTCAAGCAGGCACTCATTACGAACCCCGCAGGCAACGCCAACGAACAGACCCCTGTGGTTCTCATTCGACCCACTGACGCGACTCAAAAACCATCTGCTGTTGGGCTGCAATCGGTCAATCAACCTTAAACGAATACCCCTTAAGGTTGACCCCAAAGCCGTCGCTCAATTCGTACTCTGGGGTTGAACTGCTGCTTTCATCACTATGCCTCGCCTCCAACCGACTTCTAACGCTCTCGTCCGTCCCGTACAATACCGGGATCTCGATGCGATCGACCAACTGACGCAGCAATCGCCAGACCTCGAATTGCCGCACTGTTCTACCGTTCGCGAAAAGAGCGTCTCGATTCGTCACTGGTTTGGCGTGATGAAGCTTCTGAACCTGCTCCCGAATCCCGTTCAAAATCTGCCTTGTGTCCATGTTGCTGAAGTGAATCAGCGGATTCAAGGCATGATTCAGGTGTCGCCGTTCAACCGCACTCGCAGCACTTGGAGAGTTGATCGTGTGGTAGTCGCTCCTACGATCGTTGAAGAGGACACCGAAACCCAAGTTTTAACCAAAGTCGATCTCGGCTCACTCTTGATTCGTTTCTGCCTCGAACGCATTTGGCAAGCGCGAACCTGGGTACTCGAAATCGATGTCAATGATAAAGCCGCGCTGGATCTATACCGTCACAACGGATTTCAGCCTTTGGCAAATATGACCTACTGGGCAGTTTCCTCTGAGCAGCTTCAAGAACTCGCAGAACGAGAGCCAGATCTACCGAACCTGCTCCCGGTAAGTAATGCAGATGCTCAATTACTCTATCAACTCGACACAATGGCAATGCCGCCATTGGTGCGTCAAGTGTTCGATCGACACGTTCAAGATTTCAAAACGAGCGTGTTCGGCAGTCTGATGGAATGGGCAAAACAAGTCTTCACCCGTACTGAAGTTGTGAGCGGATACGTTTTTGAACCGCAACGAAAAGCCGCGATCGGATATTTTCAACTGCATCTTTGCCGCGATGGTTCTCAACCGCATACTGCCCATCTCACGGTGAATCCTGCCTACACTTGGCTCTATCCTGAACTAATGGCGCAAATGGCGCGAATCATGCAGGATCTCCCCGCCCAATCCTTGCAAATGGCATCGCCGGATTATCAACCGGAACGCGAGGCATATCTTGACAGCATCGGAGCCGATCGCATCGGTCACACGCTCTTGATGTCTCGTTCGGTTTGGCACAAAGTCCGGGAAACGAAATCGATCGCAGAAAGTCTGCAACTCGCGGAAATGCTGCAAAACCTCCAGCCCGCTCGTAAACCCGTACCGGGACGGATTTCGATGCTCAAATCTGTGAAACTTCCTGCACCCGATCAAAAGCCGCAAGAAGCGGACAAGCCGAGTGTCCAGGAATTGATGAAAGCGGCATCGCAAGAACCCCCCAGCGAAGATCCTTGCTGCTAATGGAAAGAGTCGCGGCACTGGGGCTAGATGTGGGAAAAAAACGCATCGGCGTTGCAGGCTGTGACGGAACTGGATTAATCGCAACGGGACTCACCACCATTACGCGCAAATCCTATCCGCAGACGATCGAAGAACTGCGTCAAATCGTGCACGATCGCAATGTCGATCTGCTCGTGATTGGGTTGCCATATTCAATGGATGGCTCGATCGGAAAACAAGCGATTCATGTTCAGAAATTTGGGGAAACGATTTCCAAAGCGTTATCGTTACCGATCGAATATGTAGACGAGCGCTTAACGAGCTATCAGGCAGAACAATCCATGATCGCGGAACGGATTTCGCTGCGGGACAACAAGGGAATGATCGATCGTAAAGCGGCGGCTGTAATTCTCCAGCAATGGCTTGATGAACGACGAGCGAAACGGAATGTCGATCGTCTTCCGAATTCTAATTAACACGATCGCGAACAGATGCACATTCCAAGGATGTTCTTGACTCTGCTCACAAAATCGATTAGTCTCTCAAATTAAGCAATCAGTTATTCCGTTGCTTGTGCGTCCCAAAGACTGAATCTGCCGCTGCCCAAAGTTGCGCCAACAACGATGAGCAGCTAACCATCCAAGACTGCGGTAACAGTCCAGGAGGCTAACGTAGGATGATAGCATCTGAAGTAGCCACCTCGATTTGCTATGGATTGGGGTGGCTTTGGTTTTTGGGCTTTCTTCCCTTACTCAAATTAGAGAAAAGCCCATGAATATGAACATCCAGGAGTTTCTGGAGCGTTTCGAGTCGAATCGCGACGCTGAAAAGCTCCAGCACGTTTTGATTGGTACATCTGAAGGGATTCAAGAAGCAAAACAAACGCTACACGCCTTGAGGTATGCCACGATCGATTTATGGAGTCCGATGATTCCGATGCCGGGGACGAGTGTTTATCTCAGTGTGCTAACGCGCTATCGATCGAACTCTTAATCGAGGGAGCGATCGCGCTAATTGTCGAAGCGCGATCGCTCCTAGCAGTTTAACGTCGGTATAATTCCCTTATTGATCGCTTCTTCCCATGAACATCACTATCACCCCCACCGCCGAAGCCCTAATTCGGCAACTAATCGAATTAGGTCATGACAATCCAGAAACCATCATCGAACAAGCTCTGCAAGACTTTTATCGTCAACAACTGATCGATACCTCGATCGGGTTTCCTGATCTCACTGAATCAGAAATCATCCAAGACAACGAACATCGTTGGCAAACCTTCCAGCAAAACCCTAACGGCATTGCTCAAACTCAAGTCGAAACTTGGTTTGCCGATCGTAGAAAGTCATCCTGATTTGTATGTTTGAAGTGATCTGGTTGCCAGTTGCACTGGATGATTTGGATAGACAATTTGACTTTTTGAATGAGAAGAATGCTGATGCTGCTGATCGGGCTGTTCGCGCCATCCTCAATGCAAGTGCCAGCCTCTCTAATGCACCCGAACGAGGACTCCTCATTCCCAACACTGACCAGCGCAAACTTCGAGTTTTCTTTGGCAAGTATGGCTATATGCTTTACTACCGGATTGAAAATCAACAAGTCTTTATCTTGCGAGTTCATCATGGACGCGAACAGCGCTTGTAAGTTTCCATAGCCTCTAATCGAGTTGGGTGATTCCGATGCCGGGAACGAGTGTGTATCTCAGTGTGCTGACGCGCTATCGATCGAACTCTTAATCAAGTGAGGCAGCGATCGACCTTCTGCAATTTCTTGTTTTGCTTTTCGCGCCGCATTAACTAAATTACCTTGCGTCCGATTGAATGAGGCTTCCCACCGCTTCTCATCTTCTAAATCAGCAATATATCCTCGCAGATGATCTGCAACTTTTTCCTGCAAGTCATCCGGTAGAGATTCAACCATCTTTACGATCGTGGTAATAACAGCAGACATAAGTTTCTCAACTGTAATCGTTCGTTAGCCTTATTCTAATTGCCAGCACTTACTGGCTCACTTGCTCTACGTTTCCAGCCCGAATCCAGCCTTCTTGCCCATTGCTGAGTCGAATTTTCTGCCAAGTCTTATCAGCATTCGTCTCTAAGACCGTCACACGATCGTTAAAATCAACCCCACCGATGGAGGCTCCTTCACTCCCTGGAGCATCCCGAACCACAAGCCCGATCGATTGCGTCACTCGCGCCGGAAATGCGCCCGGTGGCAGCGGTTTTGTAGCAGTATCCGGAGTTGCATCTGGTTTAGCTGCCGCAGGCTTTGCAGCGGGTTTTGGTGCAGGTTTCGTCGGCGTATCGTTTGGGAAAGTTGGCTTCGGTGGCAGGACTGCAAGACGTGCCATCATCACCCGCGCCGCCACGACACCTCCAGCGGCAAGGAGCGCGATCGCGAACAACACACCCAACACAAATTTAAGAACGGAAGACCAACGCATAGAAGTCGCCTGTGGACGAGATCGCCCAGATTTTAACACTTGATTTAACTATTGTCCGAGTTCTTTCGATCGCTGAACTGCCGCCTTGACCGCTTGGATAAATGCCGATCGCACGCCTGATTTTTCGAGTTCAGCAATTCCCGCGATCGTGGTTCCGCCCGGACTCGTCACCCGATCTTTCAATTCACCCGGATGAATCTCTGACTCTTGTAGAAGTTGAGCAGTTCCTTTCACGGTTTGAATTGCCAATTTGAGCGCGATCGCTCTCGGTAATCCCGCTGCAACTCCCCCATCTGCAAGGGCTTCAATGACGATCGCAATATAGCCCGGTCCCGATCCCGATAATCCTGTAACGGCATCTAACATCGATTCGGGCACTTCCACGACTTCGCCCACGGTTCCGAGAATCTTTTTCGCCTGCTCAATGTGATGCGGTTGAGCGTGTTGACCCGGTGCGATCGCAGTAATTCCCGCTCCGACTGCGGCGGGTGTATTTGGCATTGCTCGAATGACAGGTGCACCGGGAAACGCGGCTTCTAATTGTGCGATCGGCGTTCCTGCCAGAATCGAAATCACCAAGGCAGAAATCTTTTCACCTGCAAACTCTTGAGCAATTTGCGGAAAGACTTGCGGCTTAATTGCTAACAAAATCACCTCTGAATCGATCGCTTGGCGATTCTGGTCAGTGACTTGAATTTGATACTGTTGTGCCAAAAAATCTTGGCGCGATCGATTCGGTTCACTCACGACGATCGCGCTCGGCTCAAACACGTTCTGAGCAACAAGGCGGGACAAGAGAGCTTCTCCCATCATCCCGCCGCCAATCATGCCAAATTGTTTAGCCAATCTATCATCCTCGATCGTGGAAAAAGGGTTCGAGATCTCACTATCTGTCACCCTTGATTCGTTCTAACCTTGAACGGCTCTCGGTTCTGCGCCCCAAGCGGGAGTCGGAGCAGCGGCACGAGGACGAGCAGCGGGCGCGGGTTGCGGCACTTCATTTAACACGCCTGCTTGAGTGCTCACTTGCACACAGCTTGGAGTGAAGAGAAAAATGCTTTCGCCGATGCGCTCTTGATGACCATCGATCGCATAGGTTCCACCCGCGACGAAATCCACAGCGCGTTGTGCTTGATCCGGGTCCATGATCGTCAGATTCAACACCACCGATTTACGCTCACGTAACGCTTGAATCACCTGGGGCATTTCTTCAAACGTGCGAGGTTCGACGACCACGACTTCCGAAATTCCGTTTGCTGCACCCGGCATTCCAATCACGTTATTCATACCTGCTCCTACACCAGTTGTTTCAGTTCCAATTCCGACCGCCCGATCGCGAAAACGATTTGTGCGACGCGCCCGGTTTTCTTCTTCATTCACAGCTACTGGAGCCGCAGGAGCCGCCTCTTCTTGTTGATAGAGTGCTTGATACTCTTGCCCATCCATTTCGTCGTATTCGTATTCGTATTCGACGGGTTCATTCAATCCGACGAAATCCCGTAATTTACTAAAGATACTCACTGTTCACGCTCCATCCGAATAAGCTCAATTTTGCTGGAAAGTC contains:
- a CDS encoding PRC-barrel domain-containing protein, yielding MTEEFRQRSDLLGTQVITRSTGKRLGVVSQLWVDIDSQEVVALSLRPNLFYGTAQPMMLSSIRQIGDVILVDDEDVVEDVDLENYSNLIGYEVITETGELLGKVRGFRFNIDTGRLDNLVIASIGLPLIPDQVVSTYELPITEIVSSGPDRIIVIEGSEERMNQLSVGVLERLGIGKAPWEREEAQYLAPARPENQLPAGQPTQVEMRPRIQEPIEQTWDPDETLYDEPEPIPLRREQEPPRQQYREAEIYSPPVYSDDDTENWDDDETENWGLSRTDGSPEYEDEEYDDTYVDAEDDAIAVEFEEVKIEPPASPESFEPGNLDEDPWADQPQEEEVAAKTEEPESQPLPDLNTIAKAQKQKQPEYEEEGY
- a CDS encoding site-specific DNA-methyltransferase produces the protein MRQFDSAIDHLKSSVDSDQKPHLFYHHDNGQLWIGDAVEWLKSLPSESIDLVFSDPPYNLKKAEWDTFESQRSYVEWSMQWIEQVARILKPTGTFYICGFSEILADLKLPASQFFQGCRWLIWHYKNKANLSNDWGRSHESILHFRKTKKFTLSVENIRTRYNDHTLKYPEHPQALTSHYGNGKSKLWHPHPKGAKPRDVIEIPTTCNGMNEKTPHPTQKPEELIRKFVLASSHRGDRILDPFIGSGTTAVVAEQLGRKWLGCDRHSEYLTWAIPRIESADHRSDEDWFWHDRDRESRRSKNRETS
- a CDS encoding F420-0:Gamma-glutamyl ligase, which codes for MSILIAILGSTVGFVLLVMLLLEAQYWQRPTNTLELNSGKWELAVYEPQRYVLVGQLELHNLTRRLEVMSPEVHAEVKLLSGGSLDGITIKTRMIPRYKDAEVREDNYWEARVVKSQAHDPIEAIVEIEGPNLSELKVAWIKLHYVAYGSQGWKPKARHVMVPLKFPSIDESKRWRPATNADVLPIKTHLLTQLDDPVSVVKRYVMPHAQPGDIVTIGESPLAIMQGRYRDPRDIKPGWLATRLCYMFFPTSSLATACGMQTLIDAEGSFRVLGAFIVGSIAKLFGRKGVFYQLAGDQARLIDDVTGTIPPYDQFIVLGPANSQEVVDQIQRETGLSAAIVDVNDLKAVKILAASSGVSTALLKQALITNPAGNANEQTPVVLIRPTDATQKPSAVGLQSVNQP
- a CDS encoding GNAT family N-acetyltransferase, with amino-acid sequence MPRLQPTSNALVRPVQYRDLDAIDQLTQQSPDLELPHCSTVREKSVSIRHWFGVMKLLNLLPNPVQNLPCVHVAEVNQRIQGMIQVSPFNRTRSTWRVDRVVVAPTIVEEDTETQVLTKVDLGSLLIRFCLERIWQARTWVLEIDVNDKAALDLYRHNGFQPLANMTYWAVSSEQLQELAEREPDLPNLLPVSNADAQLLYQLDTMAMPPLVRQVFDRHVQDFKTSVFGSLMEWAKQVFTRTEVVSGYVFEPQRKAAIGYFQLHLCRDGSQPHTAHLTVNPAYTWLYPELMAQMARIMQDLPAQSLQMASPDYQPEREAYLDSIGADRIGHTLLMSRSVWHKVRETKSIAESLQLAEMLQNLQPARKPVPGRISMLKSVKLPAPDQKPQEADKPSVQELMKAASQEPPSEDPCC
- the ruvX gene encoding Holliday junction resolvase RuvX, which translates into the protein MERVAALGLDVGKKRIGVAGCDGTGLIATGLTTITRKSYPQTIEELRQIVHDRNVDLLVIGLPYSMDGSIGKQAIHVQKFGETISKALSLPIEYVDERLTSYQAEQSMIAERISLRDNKGMIDRKAAAVILQQWLDERRAKRNVDRLPNSN
- a CDS encoding type II toxin-antitoxin system RelE/ParE family toxin, with amino-acid sequence MFEVIWLPVALDDLDRQFDFLNEKNADAADRAVRAILNASASLSNAPERGLLIPNTDQRKLRVFFGKYGYMLYYRIENQQVFILRVHHGREQRL
- a CDS encoding SH3 domain-containing protein, translated to MRWSSVLKFVLGVLFAIALLAAGGVVAARVMMARLAVLPPKPTFPNDTPTKPAPKPAAKPAAAKPDATPDTATKPLPPGAFPARVTQSIGLVVRDAPGSEGASIGGVDFNDRVTVLETNADKTWQKIRLSNGQEGWIRAGNVEQVSQ
- the proC gene encoding pyrroline-5-carboxylate reductase; protein product: MAKQFGMIGGGMMGEALLSRLVAQNVFEPSAIVVSEPNRSRQDFLAQQYQIQVTDQNRQAIDSEVILLAIKPQVFPQIAQEFAGEKISALVISILAGTPIAQLEAAFPGAPVIRAMPNTPAAVGAGITAIAPGQHAQPHHIEQAKKILGTVGEVVEVPESMLDAVTGLSGSGPGYIAIVIEALADGGVAAGLPRAIALKLAIQTVKGTAQLLQESEIHPGELKDRVTSPGGTTIAGIAELEKSGVRSAFIQAVKAAVQRSKELGQ
- a CDS encoding cell division protein SepF, whose protein sequence is MSIFSKLRDFVGLNEPVEYEYEYDEMDGQEYQALYQQEEAAPAAPVAVNEEENRARRTNRFRDRAVGIGTETTGVGAGMNNVIGMPGAANGISEVVVVEPRTFEEMPQVIQALRERKSVVLNLTIMDPDQAQRAVDFVAGGTYAIDGHQERIGESIFLFTPSCVQVSTQAGVLNEVPQPAPAARPRAAAPTPAWGAEPRAVQG